The sequence CTCGTCCCCGTAGCGGTCCAGCTTGCTGGGGCCGATGCCCTCGACGGCGAGCAGCTCGCCGCGGCTGCGGGGCTGCCGTTCGGTGAGGGCGGCCAGGGTGCGGTCGTTGAAGACCACATAGGCGGGCACCCCGTCGGCCTCGGCCCGCTTGCGCCGCCAGGCCCGCAGCTGCTCGGCCAGCTGGCCCTCGGCCCGCACGCTGGGCCGGCCCGTCCGGGTCATCCCGCTGGCCACCGCCCGCGGCCGGACCCGCCCCGATCCCGGCGGCACCAGGTCGTCGAGGAAGCGCGAGGGCTTGCGGGACTGCTCCCGCCCCGACGGCCCGGCCCTCCGGGCCGCCCACGACAGCCACAGGTGCACCCGGGCCCGGGTCAGCCCCACATACAGCAGCCGCCGCTCCTCGGCCACCTCGGCCGGCGTGCTGGCCTGCCGGATCGGCAGCACCCCCTCCTCGACCGCCGGCAGCAGGACGGCGTCGAACTCCAGCCCCTTGGCCCGGTGGTAGGTGAGCAGGTTGACCCCGCCCCCGGTCCCCTCGGCCTCCTGGGCCGCCCGCCGCCCGACCTCCTCCAGGAACTCCGCCAGCCCGGCCCCGGAGTCCCCGTCGGGGTCGGCGCCGGCACCGGGCCCGGGACCCGGGGGCCGGGATGCCTCCAGGCGCTCGGCGATGCCGAGGAGGGTGACCAGGCTGGCGTGACGCTGGCGGGCCTCCTCGCCGTCGGGCTCCTCGTCGCGGCGGAACCCGAAGCGCTCGAACCAGATCGCCTCCAGGGCGTCGACCAGCCCGCCGCCGGCCGATCGGGCCGTGCGCGAGCGGAGCACGCCGATGGCCCGCAGCACCTCGGTCCGGCGGAAGAACAGCTCGCCCCGGACCTGGTAGCGGATGCCGACCGCGGCCAGCGCCTCCTCCAGCGGCGGGATCTGGGCGTTGGTCCGCACCAGCACGGCGACCTCGTCGGTGTCGACCCCGGCCCTGGTCAGGCGGCCGACCTCGGCGACCACGGCCTCGGCCTCCCGCTCGGCGTTCTCGAAGGCGGCCACGGTCGGCTCCGGGCCCGGGGGCCGGGTCGCGACCAGCCGCTTGCCCCGGCCCGGCCCGCGACCCGGGGTGGCGGCCAGCAGCCGGTTGGCCAGGGCCAGGACCTCGGGGCTGGAGCGGTAGTTGTCCTCCAGCCGGACCACCCTGGCCTCGGGGAACCGGCGGGTGAAGCCGGTCAGGTACTCGGAGGTGGCCCCGGTGAAGGTGTAGATGGTCTGGTCCTCGTCGCCGACCACGGCCAGGTCGCGCCGCTCCCCCAGCCACGCCTCGAGCAGGGCCTGCTGCAGCGGGTTGGTGTCCTGGTACTCGTCGACCGAGAACCAGCGGTACTGGCCACGGAACTCTGTGGCCACGTCCTCGCGGGTCTCGAACCCCTCCAGCATGCGGACCAGCATGTCCTCGAAGTCGATCCGCCCGGCCCGCTCCTTGGCCCGCTCGTAGCGCCGGAACACCCCCGCGAACAGGTCGCCGGGGATGGGCGGGGTCCGGCCCATGGCCTCGGCGGCCTCCTGGTAGGTGGAGGGGTCGAGGCGCCGCGCCTTGGCCCATTCCAGCTCGTCGGCCAGGTCCTTGATGGCGGTGAACTTGTAGCCGCCGGGGAGGCTGCGCTGGAGCGGGGCCAGCAGCGGCGCCTTGGAGTCGAGCACCTCGGGCAGCCGGCTGTCGGACAGCCGCCCCCAGAAGTAGCGGAGCTGGCGGAAGGCGGCGGCGTGGAAGGTCTGGGCCTGGACCCCGGGGAACCCGAGGGCGGCCAGCCGCTCGCGCATCTCGTTGGCCGCCTTGTCGGTGAAGGTGACCACCAGCACGTGCCCCGGATGGACGGCCCCGGTGGCGATCGCGTAGGCGACCCGCCGCGAGATCACCCGCGTCTTGCCCGTCCCCGCCCCGGCCAGGATGCACAACGGCCCGACGGTCGTGGAGACCGCCTCCCGTTGCGCCGGGTTCAGGTCATGGGTCAGGAACTTGGGGTGCACGGTCGGGAGAGTCTGCCACACCCCCCCGACGGTTCCAGCCCGCCATCCACAGATCAGGGGAGCCAGCCGGGCAGCGGGTCGTGGTCGGCGGTGCGGTGGGCGACCCGGACCGCCTTGCCGAGCTCGACCCGGGGGATGGTCCCGCCGGGCAGGACCCGGACCTCGGTGGTCAGCCCGAGGCGCTCCTCCAGCGCGGCCGCCACCTCGGCGGCCACCCGGTCGCGCTCGGCCTCCTCGGTCTCGGCGCAGATCGTCCAGCCGGCGGCCAGCTCGCAGGCCACCACCAGCCGGGGCATGGTCTGGGTGCGGTCGACGACCAGCAGGTAGTGGGGGGCGACGGCCCGCTCGGCGACCAGCACCGCCTCGACCTCGCTGGGATAGACGTTGACCCCCCGGACGACCAGCATGTCGTCCTTGCGCCCGGTCACCTTGGACATCCGGGCCAGCGTCCGGCCGCACGCGCAGGGGGACGGGTCGAGGGCGGCGATGTCGCCGGTGCGGTAGCGCAGCAGCGGCATGGCCTCCTTGGTCAGGGTGGTGAAGACCAGCTCGCCCCGCTCCCCCGGCCCCAGCGGGCGCCCCGAGTCCGGGTCGACGACCTCGACCAGGAAGTGGTCCTCGTTGACGTGGAGGCCGGCCTGGGCCTCGACGCACTCGCAGGCCACGCCGGGGCCGATGATCTCCGAGAGGCCGTAGATGTCGAGGGCCTTCAGCGGCAGCAGCGCCTCGAGCTGGCCGCGCATGGCCTCGCTCCAGGGCTCGGCCCCGAAGATCCCGGCCCGCAGCGACACGTCGGCGCGGCCCACGCCCGCCTCGCCCAGCGCCTCCCCCAGCCGGGCCGCGTAGGAGGGGGTGCAGCAGAGGACCTCGGGCCGGAGGTCGCGCAGCAGCGTGACCTGGCGCTGGGTCTGGCCGCCGGAGACCGGCACCAGCGTGCAGCCCATCAGCTCGGCCCCGGCGTGCATGCCCAGGCCACCGGTGAACAGCCCGTATCCGTAGGCGTTGTGGACCAGGGTCCCAGGGCCGGCGCCGGCGCAGCCGAGGGCGCGGGCGCAGACCTCGGCCCAGATGGCGAGGTCGGCGCGGGAGTAGGCGACCAGGGTGGGGCGGCCGCCGGTGCCCGAGGAGCCGTGGACGCGGAGGACCTGGGAGCGGGGGACGGCCAGCAGGCCCCAGGGGTAGCCGTCCCACAGGTCCTGCTTGGTGGTGAACGGCAGGTCGGCCAGCCCGTCCAGGCCGACCCGGGCGCCGGGCCCGAGCCCGGCCCCGCCCAGCCGCTCCCGGTACAGGGGGCTCCGCTCGGCCAGCCGCCCGACCAGGTCGTCCAGGCGCCTGGCCTGGAGCTCCGACCGTTCGTCGGCCGACATCCGCTCGGCCCCTTGGTCCCAGATGGTGTCCATGTTCACCGATCGACCTCCCGGCCAGCTACGGCCCTGCCCGGAGCGATCCTATCCGGCCGGGCCCCGCCCGACTGTCCGCGCGCTCCGGGGGTATCGTGATGGGGCGGCGGGGCGACCCGCCACCGACGACCCGGCAACGGCGCTGGGCGGGACCGCCCCTGCCCGGCGTCACCGTGAGCGCAGGAGGGCGATGTGGGCGTCTTCGACAGGATGGCCGAGCACGGCCACGAACAGGTGGTGTTCTGCTACGACCGGCAGACGGGGATGCGGGCGATCATCGCCATCCACGACACCGCCCTCGGCCCGGCCCGCGGCGGCACCCGGTACCGGGCGTACGCCTCCGAGGAGGACGCGCTCGAGGACGCCCTGCGGCTCTCCAAGGGCATGACCTACAAGTTCGCCTTCACCGACATGCCCCGTGGCGGCGGCAAGGCGGTGCTCCTCAAGCAGGACGGCACCGCCGACAAGCGGGTGCTGCTGCGCTCCTTCGGGCGGTTCGTGCAGCTGCTCGCCGGCCGCTACGGCACCGGCCCCGACCTGGGCACCTCGGCCCAGGAGATGGTCGACATCGCCCGCGAGACCGACTACGTGTGGGCGATCGACCAGCGGTTCGGGGGCACCGGCGACTCGACCCCGCTGACCGCGCGGGGGGTGTACGCCGGGATCGGCGCCGCCCTCGACGAGGTGTTCGGGACCCCCGACGTGGCCGGCCGCAGGATCGCCGTGCAGGGGCTCGGCGGGGTCGGCGGGCAGCTGGCCGAGCTGCTGGTGGCCAACGGGGCGGTGGTGACCGGCTCCGACCTCGACCCGGGCCGGGCCAAGGAGCTGGCCGACCGGCTCGACATCACCGTCGAGGACCCCGACGCCCTCTACGACGTCGACTGCGACGTGTTCAGCCCCAACGCCGTCGGCGGGGTGCTGAACGAGCACACCATCGCCCGGCTCCGCTGCCGGATCGTGGCCGGCGGGGCCAACAACCAGCTCGCCACCGCCGCCGACGGCCGCCGGCTGCTGGAGCGGGGGATCCTGTACGCGCCCGACTACGTGATCAACTCGGCCGCGCCGTACGCGGTGATCGGGG comes from Actinomycetota bacterium and encodes:
- a CDS encoding ATP-dependent DNA helicase UvrD2, which codes for MHPKFLTHDLNPAQREAVSTTVGPLCILAGAGTGKTRVISRRVAYAIATGAVHPGHVLVVTFTDKAANEMRERLAALGFPGVQAQTFHAAAFRQLRYFWGRLSDSRLPEVLDSKAPLLAPLQRSLPGGYKFTAIKDLADELEWAKARRLDPSTYQEAAEAMGRTPPIPGDLFAGVFRRYERAKERAGRIDFEDMLVRMLEGFETREDVATEFRGQYRWFSVDEYQDTNPLQQALLEAWLGERRDLAVVGDEDQTIYTFTGATSEYLTGFTRRFPEARVVRLEDNYRSSPEVLALANRLLAATPGRGPGRGKRLVATRPPGPEPTVAAFENAEREAEAVVAEVGRLTRAGVDTDEVAVLVRTNAQIPPLEEALAAVGIRYQVRGELFFRRTEVLRAIGVLRSRTARSAGGGLVDALEAIWFERFGFRRDEEPDGEEARQRHASLVTLLGIAERLEASRPPGPGPGAGADPDGDSGAGLAEFLEEVGRRAAQEAEGTGGGVNLLTYHRAKGLEFDAVLLPAVEEGVLPIRQASTPAEVAEERRLLYVGLTRARVHLWLSWAARRAGPSGREQSRKPSRFLDDLVPPGSGRVRPRAVASGMTRTGRPSVRAEGQLAEQLRAWRRKRAEADGVPAYVVFNDRTLAALTERQPRSRGELLAVEGIGPSKLDRYGDELLALLTPGEGE
- a CDS encoding phenylacetate--CoA ligase, whose translation is MDTIWDQGAERMSADERSELQARRLDDLVGRLAERSPLYRERLGGAGLGPGARVGLDGLADLPFTTKQDLWDGYPWGLLAVPRSQVLRVHGSSGTGGRPTLVAYSRADLAIWAEVCARALGCAGAGPGTLVHNAYGYGLFTGGLGMHAGAELMGCTLVPVSGGQTQRQVTLLRDLRPEVLCCTPSYAARLGEALGEAGVGRADVSLRAGIFGAEPWSEAMRGQLEALLPLKALDIYGLSEIIGPGVACECVEAQAGLHVNEDHFLVEVVDPDSGRPLGPGERGELVFTTLTKEAMPLLRYRTGDIAALDPSPCACGRTLARMSKVTGRKDDMLVVRGVNVYPSEVEAVLVAERAVAPHYLLVVDRTQTMPRLVVACELAAGWTICAETEEAERDRVAAEVAAALEERLGLTTEVRVLPGGTIPRVELGKAVRVAHRTADHDPLPGWLP
- a CDS encoding Glu/Leu/Phe/Val dehydrogenase dimerization domain-containing protein codes for the protein MGVFDRMAEHGHEQVVFCYDRQTGMRAIIAIHDTALGPARGGTRYRAYASEEDALEDALRLSKGMTYKFAFTDMPRGGGKAVLLKQDGTADKRVLLRSFGRFVQLLAGRYGTGPDLGTSAQEMVDIARETDYVWAIDQRFGGTGDSTPLTARGVYAGIGAALDEVFGTPDVAGRRIAVQGLGGVGGQLAELLVANGAVVTGSDLDPGRAKELADRLDITVEDPDALYDVDCDVFSPNAVGGVLNEHTIARLRCRIVAGGANNQLATAADGRRLLERGILYAPDYVINSAAPYAVIGAGELRYSPERLDVSVQGVAEALRLIFRRARAEGAPTAEVADRIAEERIASAAHLRAMSPGTGAVPRA